Proteins found in one Neodiprion lecontei isolate iyNeoLeco1 chromosome 6, iyNeoLeco1.1, whole genome shotgun sequence genomic segment:
- the LOC107222423 gene encoding uncharacterized protein LOC107222423 isoform X1, with protein sequence MCGGTCVTFGCDSCAKSVVAAKHGWIECMSTTFPGKVYYFHTSTRCSTWQRPVPRNVTLPRYKKFRESNPADSPTNDEVLSSGLAVSSTKHSIFSGDPPSAFEMHARRMQIYLEKNTDHSSSEALRDKLIECYKNAKAELAKKLDEKRRMKQPRTVGEKPKMKPRTLQASVRTIRECNGIKTISYDNVPRELPAGVKCCDLSETTSDSNFFPAPRCERSSVTDKSLIPPGQGRGEDGISGHNRRFADLTFKDLNLSDTENTESGFGSA encoded by the exons ATGTGCGGAGGGACCTGCGTTACTTTTGGATGCGACTCTTGTGCCAA GTCCGTAGTAGCTGCGAAGCATGGATGGATCGAGTGCATGTCGACCACTTTTCCGGGCAAAGTTTACTACTTTCACACGAGTACGCGATGCTCAACGTGGCAACGACCCGTTCCGCGCAACGTCACGCTTCCGcgttacaaaaaatttcgg GAATCGAACCCGGCCgattcgccgaccaatgacgAGGTCCTTTCTTCAGGATTGGCGGTGTCGAGCACCAAGCATTCGATTTTCTCCGGTGATCCGCCTTCGGCGTTCGAAATGCACGCTCGCAGGATGCAGATATACCTTGAGAAAAATACCGACCATAGCAGTAGCGAGGCGCTTCGAGACAAACTGATCGAATGCTACAAGAACGCAAAAGCCGAGCTTGcgaaaaaattagacgaaAAGCGGAGGATGAAGCAGCCGCGAACCGTCGGTGAAAAACCGAAGATGAAACCGAGAACGCTTCAGGCCTCCGTAAGAACGATCCGCGAATGTAATGGGATAAAGACTATCAGCTACGATAACGTGCCCCGGGAATTACCCGCTGGTGTAAAATGTTGCGATCTGAGCGAGACCACATCGGATTCGAACTTCTTTCCCGCTCCGCGCTGTGAACGGTCATCGGTAACCGACAAAAGTCTAATCCCACCCGGTCAAGGTCGAGGCGAAGATGGTATATCTGGTCACAATCGCCGCTTCGCCGATTTAACTTTCAAGGATTTGAATTTAAGCGATACGGAGAACACCGAGAGCGGATTCGGATCTGCGTAG
- the LOC107222423 gene encoding uncharacterized protein LOC107222423 isoform X2, whose translation MRLLCQVRSSCEAWMDRVHVDHFSGQSLLLSHEYAMLNVATTRSAQRHASALQKISGCDNFCIQESNPADSPTNDEVLSSGLAVSSTKHSIFSGDPPSAFEMHARRMQIYLEKNTDHSSSEALRDKLIECYKNAKAELAKKLDEKRRMKQPRTVGEKPKMKPRTLQASVRTIRECNGIKTISYDNVPRELPAGVKCCDLSETTSDSNFFPAPRCERSSVTDKSLIPPGQGRGEDGISGHNRRFADLTFKDLNLSDTENTESGFGSA comes from the exons ATGCGACTCTTGTGCCAA GTCCGTAGTAGCTGCGAAGCATGGATGGATCGAGTGCATGTCGACCACTTTTCCGGGCAAAGTTTACTACTTTCACACGAGTACGCGATGCTCAACGTGGCAACGACCCGTTCCGCGCAACGTCACGCTTCCGcgttacaaaaaatttcgg GATGCGATAATTTTTGCATCCAGGAATCGAACCCGGCCgattcgccgaccaatgacgAGGTCCTTTCTTCAGGATTGGCGGTGTCGAGCACCAAGCATTCGATTTTCTCCGGTGATCCGCCTTCGGCGTTCGAAATGCACGCTCGCAGGATGCAGATATACCTTGAGAAAAATACCGACCATAGCAGTAGCGAGGCGCTTCGAGACAAACTGATCGAATGCTACAAGAACGCAAAAGCCGAGCTTGcgaaaaaattagacgaaAAGCGGAGGATGAAGCAGCCGCGAACCGTCGGTGAAAAACCGAAGATGAAACCGAGAACGCTTCAGGCCTCCGTAAGAACGATCCGCGAATGTAATGGGATAAAGACTATCAGCTACGATAACGTGCCCCGGGAATTACCCGCTGGTGTAAAATGTTGCGATCTGAGCGAGACCACATCGGATTCGAACTTCTTTCCCGCTCCGCGCTGTGAACGGTCATCGGTAACCGACAAAAGTCTAATCCCACCCGGTCAAGGTCGAGGCGAAGATGGTATATCTGGTCACAATCGCCGCTTCGCCGATTTAACTTTCAAGGATTTGAATTTAAGCGATACGGAGAACACCGAGAGCGGATTCGGATCTGCGTAG